A segment of the Lolium perenne isolate Kyuss_39 chromosome 3, Kyuss_2.0, whole genome shotgun sequence genome:
ataggagcataccacataaccttggcaggaaccctcttcctggggcgctcaccctcaacatcacccgggtcatcttgtctgatcttataccgcaatgcagtgcacaccgggcatgcatccaaattctcgtacgcgccacggtagaggatgcagtcattaatgcatgcatgtatcttctgcacatctaatcctagagggcagacaaccttcttcgcttcgtacgtactggcgggcaattcgttaccccttggaagctgcttcttaattattttcagcaacttttcaaaccccgagtcagtcacaccgttctctgccttccattgcaacaattccagtgtgctacctagctttttctggccatcttcgcaagttgggtacaacaatttgttgtgatcctctaacatcttgtcgaagttcaacctttccttttcagtttcacattctctccttgcatcagcaatgacccgaccaagatcatcagcaggctcatctgatgcctcttgatcttctgcttcattgtcttcattgttgtcttctgatggaaaacaatccccctttgcagtatcaccgtattcagcgaacatgggatagttgtcatcgtcctcttcttcttcgttgtcttccatgaTAACCCCTTttcctccgtgcttggtccaacaattgtagTGGGGCATGAAACCGGACCGCAGCAGGTGGGTGTGAATGGTCCTCGAGGAAGAGTAATTTATGACATTctgacagttaacacatggacaatacataaaaCCACCCCGTTTGTTTTTCTCAGCCACATTGATAAAATTTtgcaggcccgaagtgaactcgtgaaggcgtcggtcaccgtacatccattgccgattcatctgcatgatataattaagcttattAAAAAACTATTACAGAACATCATGATTAGTGAAACgatgtatatatatacacatgcattttatcaatgacagtTAAAGGATAAattaagttgttaacctcgatggagaaggaAAAAGACAGTTAAATGTGGCATGTTTTGTGTGAAATCAAGTGGCAAAAGctattaggcatttcatcgaacacctcttatgCATATGAAGAGGGCAAAGCAACATACACCTCTCTTGTGCTAAGAAGTGGAAAATGCTAAGTGTGGCTCAAACTTGGGCAGGGCAAGGGTATATATAGACAAATCGGCACTTGGTCCCGGTTGGTaagacaaaccgggaccaaagggtaggcctttggtcccggttggaAATACCAACCGGGATTAGAGGGTATCGGGGCCTAACACGGCCTGCAGCGCCTTGCTGCAAAGgccccaaacgaaccgggaccagagGGTGGCGTCGCGCCGcgccaaacgaaccgggaccaataccTCCCACTGGTCCCAGTTTGCTTTAAAACTAGGACTAAAGCTCCCATGGGCTTTGGACGAAAggcctgttttctactagtgtcccCATGTCCTGCCCAAGCTTAACTTTCTCCTCTTTTTTCCCTTCTTATTCAGAAGGGTGTATGTTGGTTTGCTTTTCCTTCTTATGCACaagaggtgctcgatgaaatgcttaagagaatgatgccacttgagttcacacaaaacaaaTATGATATGAAGTGCCTGAtccacacttaagctttctccttttttttccttctcgatcgaggttaacaactttatccttttatcctttattgataaaatgcatgtgtcgaTGTACATCGCTTCACTAttcatgatgttctgtaatggtttttgataaacttaattatataatgcagatgaaccggcaatggatgtacggtgaccgacgCCATGCCGAGTTCATTACGGGCCTGAAAAATTTTATCGGTGTGGCTGAGGAAAACAATCGgaatggttttatgtgttgtctatGTGTTGTCTGTCAGAATAAGAAGGATTACTCTTCCTCGAGAACCCTTCACACCCACCTGATTCGGTCCGCTTTCATGCCCAGctacaattgttggaccaagcacggagaaagaggggttatgatggaagacaatgaagaagaagaggatgatgacaactatcctatgttccctgaatacggtgatactgcaacggGGGAAGCTGAAGATCAAGAGGTAtcagatgagcccgctgatgatcttggtcgggccattgctgatgcaaagaGAGACTGCGAAACTGAAAATGAGAGGTTGATGTTCGAgcagatgttagaggatcacaaaaaaatgttatacccaaattgcgaagatggcctGAAAAAGCTGggaagcacactggaattgttgcactgacaatggatttgaaaagttgctgaaaatattgaagaagcaactTCCgaagggtaacgaattgcccgaaagtacgtacgaagcaaaaaaggttgtctgccctctaggattagacatgcagaagatacatgcatgcattaatgactgcatcctgtaCCGCGGTGAGGAGTATGAGAAGTTGAATGCATgtccggtatgcaccgcattgtggtataagatcagacgagatgaccccggtgatgttgagggcgagcgccccaggaagagggttcctgccaaggtgatgtggtatgctcctataataccatggttgaaacgtttgttcagaaacaaagagcatgccaggttgttgcgatggcataaAGAAGACCGTAATAAAGACAtgatgttgagacaccccgctgatgggtcgcagtggagaaaaattaagagagagttcccggactttGCAGATGACACAAgtaacttaaggtttggtctaagtacagatggcatgaatccttttggagagcagagctgcagtcatagcaattggcatgtgactctatgtatctataaccttcctccttggttgtgcatgaagcggaagttcattatgatgccagtgctcatccaaggcccgaagcaacccgacaacgaaattgatgtgtacctaaagccattagttgaagaacttctacagtTGTGGGACGTaaaaggtgtacgtgtgtgggatgagcacaaacaggaggaatttgacctacgaacgTTGctgttcgtaaccatcaatgattggcctgctcttagtaacctttcaggacagacaaacaagggatacaatgcatgcacgcactattTAGATGAGACAGAAGGTATATATTTGGATAAGTATAAGAAGAtcatgtacctggggcatcgtcgatttcttccgtagaatcatcccgtaagaaagaaaggcaagcatttcaaaggtgaggcagatcaccggAAGAAGCCTGTCCACCGTACTGGTGATAATATCTTTGGTATAGTCAAGGATCTagaagtaatctttggaaagggtccaggcggacaatctgttccaaaTGACTCTgccggacacgcacccatgtggaagaagaaatctatattttgggagctaccttaTTGGgaagtcctagaggtccgctcttcaatcgacgtgatgcacatgccgaagaatctttgcgtgaatctACTAGGATTCctaggcgtgtatgggaagacaaaagatacaccggaagcACGGTAAGACCAGCAACGTATGAAGGAACGAGATAACATGCATCCAAAGAACGAGACGgataaaggacgtcattactccagctacgctcttaccaaatcagagaaggaaatcttttttgaatgcatgagcagtatcaaggtcccgtctggcttctcgtcgaatataaagggaataataaatatggcagagaaaaaattccagaacctaaagtctcatgactgccacgtgataatgacgcaattgcttccggttgcattgagggaacttctaccggaaaattatcgagtacccattgtgaagctatgtgcattcctcaatgcaacttCTCAAAACGTAATCGATCAAGAAATTCTAccaaggttgcagaatgatgtggtccaatatcttgttagttttgagctactgttcccaccatccttcttcaatattatgacgcatctcctggttcacctagtcgaagagattgccattcccggtcctgtatttctacacaatatgttcccctttgagacgttcatgggagtcttaaagaaatatgttcataaccgtgctaggccagaaggaagcatctccaagggctatcgaACAGAGAAGGttattgagttctgtgttgactttattcctgaccttaagccgattggtgttcctcaaCCGCGGCATGAAGGCAGActgagtggaaaaggcacgctaggaaagaaagcaaTAATAAGTACAGACgggcattctttcactcaagcccactacacagttctacaaagttccaccttggtggctccgtatatcaatGAACACAAGAATATTGTACGCTCCCAATACCCGGGGCAATCTGACGACTGGATTACACGTGCACACATGGCGACTTTCggtggttggttgcaaacacatcTCATGAATAACACCACTGttggagatcagttgtacttgttggtcaggacaccatcttcgactgtattgactttccaagggtacgagataaatgagaatacattttacacgatcgcccaagataaaaaaaagagcaccaaccaaaaaactggtgtccgcattgatacaacaaacaataatgggcaaaaggacacatattatggttacatagaggagatatgagaacttgactatggaccttcttttaaggtccctttgtttcggtgcaaatgggtaaagctgaCAGGAGGCCGCGTTCAGGAAGACAAGCTGTACGGAATGACAATAGTGGATCTCAACAGTCTTGGgtacagagacgaaccattcgtcctagccaatgatgtggctcaggttttctatgtgaatgacatgtctaccaaaccgaaaaaaaagaaaaaataagcaaacgaatacatcatacgatgagccaaagcgccacatagttctttcagggaaaagaaacatcgtgggagtggaggacaagacaaacatgtcagaagattataataaatttgatgaaattccgcccttcacagtgaacactgacccaagcatccggttaaatgatgaagatgcttcaTGGTTAGGGCCGACGCGATCATAAGCAAGGGACATACGCGAAGAAGGTTCATGGCCTCCAAGGCATTTTAGGAAACAAGTGACTATATGTATTAAATGAGCCAATTTTTGGCAGACAtgtgtatctcaacatggcaatcaatgtcCTATTTCTTTTGGTATAataatgttactgtatgtaatgtATTAACACTAGATGAGCATGCTTGGAGACATTGATTTGAATAAAAGTGACATTGATTTAAACAAAGTGACAGTGAAAGATgacatggaggagagagagtggtgaGCAGAGAGGCATGGACAAGCTCGTGGAGGTGGCACCCCTATCAGCCGGTGGCGGACGGCTAGAGCAGAGGCGGTCGCCGTCGTGGAGCAGGGCGTGATGAGAGAGGCGGCGTCGGGGTCCTTGGTGGCGCCGGCAGGGAGAGCCGAAGCAACGCGTGCTCGCAATCCAGAAGAGGAAAGCCAAGGGGAGCCTCCCGTGGCTAGGTCGGATGCTCgcggggaggagacgaaggggatCGATAGAGGAAGGTAGGAGTGCTCGCGCGCATCGCGAGCTTGCTCTGCTCGGGAAGAAGGCGACGGGGTGGAGAGAAGGGCTTGATCGCTTTTGAAAGGAAACGGGGggcgggtgggggggggggggggggtaaaagGAACAATGCCAGACCACCAGGTGGGTTTCCTCCTAGGGTTTGGACTTGGGTGGTGCCAGGATACCAGTGGCGCAACAAATACTGGTGTGCCACTGATGTCTCCCATATCAGTGGTGCACCACatcttggtgcgccactgctaagttttgCCTCTTTCGAATTTTTTTTAGCGGAATTTAAAACCTCCAAAAACTCTATTTTCCCTTTTGATTTTGAGGATTCTAAAAATCGGTAAACGGCCAAAGGCCAtccaattcggatgtaactttttctgcTAAGTTCATCCGACGTTGTATGCAAAATCCAGAGCCGTTTTACCGAAACATGGCGCCATTTTGCAAAATTTaatgaaattcatgtttgttatttttcctaacAGCTAGATTACATTACATGCAGACATCTCAAAGGattttaaaatttgaaatttctatcattttcttttatttctttcAAAATTGAAAAGGCGATCCAAGAGAGGGGGGGGGTGAGGATTTTGGCCCACAGGTTCTCAGTGGCGCACCAttatttggtgcgccactgatatgTGAGATATCAGTGGCGCATCAGTATATGGTGCGCCAATGATAACGAGGCCCCTTTCGATAGCAGAGGGCCCACACATATCAGTTGCGCTGTGGCAACCCCACCCAGCCCGGCCTAGGAATACCAGTGGCGCACCCCTTTAAATGGTGTGTCACTGATAAGTTGATATCAGTGGCGCATAGGTTTGTGGTGCGTCACTGATATCAAACCCACGGATAGCTGTTTTCCTAATAGTGCTATCCTGACGGGAGGGGCGAGCAGAGCTAGGAGGAGGGCGCGAAGGGGAGGAGGACGACGCGTACCTGGACGGACGGACTAGAAGGGGATGTTGGAATTCGCCCACAGATCGTCACATCAAAAATAGATGAACACACGCAAGCACAAAATTTATAGCCAAGGGTGCATAGCCAAGGGAGGCGACTGGACTGGGCCATCCTGGTCTTAGTCAGCGACTCGCTCCCTTGGGCCTATCCGGTTACATATTCCCTCGTCAGAGCGCCATCTAAATCTGTTGAAATAacaccatgtgaaatatggtttgggaagaaacccaACTTGTCATTTCTTAAAATTTGGGGATGCGATGCTTATGTAAAGAGGTTATAACCAAACAAGCTCGAACCCAAGTCGGAAAAGTGTGTATTTGTAGGTTATCCTAGATAAACCGCTAGGTATTCCTTGTATCACAGAACTGAAGGCAAAGTGCAGTGTTTGTCGCCAAGAATGGCGTATTTCTTGTAAAGGAGTTTCTCACAAAAGGTTTGAGTGGGAGGATAGTACAACTCGACGAGGTTGCTGAACCCGAGCAAGATCAAAGTAGTGTAGCACCGGAAGTTATTCCGGAGACGGCTACGACTTCCACGGCTCTCGTGCCACAAGTGGTGTGGCCCCGGAAATGGAAGTTTGTATTGAACCACGTATATCAGGAAGAATTCAAAATCAAATAGCAAGATTTGAGGACGAAGTCTAATTGTTGGACAATGATGAACCGACTACATACAAGGAAGCAATGATGGGCCTTGATTCCATTACCAATTAGCTTAATGTGACATGCATATTTCTCAGGCGAGAACCTTAAGATTGGTGACGTCGGGGATATATGCAACTTACAaggaaaatggcgggaagaaataGGGCGGGAGAGAGATGGCGGGAAGGAAAATGGCAGGAACGAAGAAATAGAGGGAAGAAAAAGGGCAGGAACGAAGAAACGCGGGAGATAAAGGCAGGAGAAAAAAAAGGGCGTATCGTCCACGGCCAGAACGACGGGCCCAAATCATCCTAGGCCTGGACGACATGCACTGTTGTCGGCCTGGTTACGCGAGAAGCCCCTTATCGTCCAAGCACAGGACGATAAGGACATTTCGTTCTGGGCCAAACGATCAGTCCCTAGCAACCTGTGTTTCCTCGGTGTCAGAACTTATCATTCGAACCCAGAACGATAAGATGATATCGTTCAAGCGCTGAACGACGGAGTAATATTTCTGAAAATTATTTTTTTGGAATAATATTCTGAAATTTggtaaaaaaaatatttttaaaaaatcCAATGTTTCATGATTTATAGATGAGTGGAAATACAGGAGTGGATTTATGGGCTATTGATGGCCAGAAATGGAATTATTTTTATTCTTGAAGTATTGCACTGAACATGGCAATAGTTTTGCTTAAGTGGTCTATATATATGTAGAGTAGTCACTGTGAATTTTTGGGGAATTttacaagaaaaataaaataagggTTGCTTTGGAAAGGCAAGATTAGGGTTTATGGATTTAATatttggaattagggttttagagatAAAACCCTAAGGAATGAGATGAATAGTGGAAAATATATATTTGGGGAATATTTGTTGGGTTGAGGGATAAATGATACCATCATTCCAACATCATCCACCAAAAGATCTAAATAAGATCCAATTAATTCCAAAGAAATCCAAATAAAAAGGTTGCCACCAAATTTAATCAGAAGAATTCACAAAAACAAGGTTAATGAAAATTGGGGCGTTACATGTATCTACTCCCATAAGGCAATTACAACCGTTTGTAAACTATTTTACTTTTCTAGTACGAGTCTGACTATGATATTTTCTACCCCTTAACCTTTGTGCACTAATAAAATCATAGGATATTGCGCATTCAACATTAATTGGGGATTCTCGATGTATATATGTATCCAGATTCGACAGATTAGTCTCACCTGTATATACTATACCAGTGTGAAAGAGTTTGACCATGATATATACCATTGTATTCAAACCACCTCCGGGTTGACCCTTTATTACTTTATTTTCACATTACATATGAAAGAAGTAGCTTTGTACGTAGCTTAAAAAAGTGTTAATATTTTTTCCTGAGGCTGGTGGTGGCATGCAGCACCATGGTCTCAATAGTGAACCCCGGTCCAAATCCCACCATCACACCCCAATCAGCCCCCTCTCCATCCTCCTCCATTCGCCGCCGCTGCTCATCGAGCACGAAGATCACCGTCGCACCAAGCATATTCCCGTACTCTCTTAGCACAGTCCGGCTGGCCGCCAACTTCCCTGGCTCCAACCGGAGAGCCCCGTCAATGTGGTCCAAGATTGCACGGAGGCCAGGGTGCACCGCCCAGAAGAGGTCATTCCACTCCACGCCAACTCCAAGCTGCCCAAACGCATTCGACAGGCACCGTTCAATGTTCTCTGCCGCTATCGGTATGAGCTCCCGCCTCAAAAGGTGGCCGTCAAGACCGGCTTCCGTGAGCTTCATTGTGAGCACGTGATCGGTCCCCGGTATCACCGTCTGCGAGACGGATACCATCTCGAAGAGAGGGCGCTCGAAATGGTGCACGGCGTCAGCACCGACGATGACCGCGCCCGCGCCATCGCCGAACGTAGCCTGGCTGACGAGGGTGTGGGGGTATGCCTCCTCTGGCCCACGGAAGGCGACGATGGTCAGCTCGACGCAGGCCACCAGGACACGCGCGCCGCGGTTGTTCTCGGCTATGTCCTTGGCGAGGCGCAGCGAAGCGGAACCGGCGGCGCAGCCATTGAGCTGGAGCATCGTGCGAACGACGGACGGGCGGAGGCCGAGGAGAGAGGCTAGGCGGAGGTCGGCGCCCGGGGCGTGCCCGCATGAGTTGGTGCTGAGGATGAGGTGGGTGATGTCGGTGGCTGGACGGCCCCACTTGGCTATGGCCTTCGCCGCGGCTGATGCGGCGAGCTCTGGAGCAGCGGCGGCTGTGATCATTAGCCGGTCATCGAGGGACGGCTGCCCGCGATCCAGGAAATGAGGGTGGGCGTCGAGCAGATCCTCCGTGTGGTGAAAGAAACGCTTCTCCGTGTCTGTGCTCTGACCTGGATGATTAATTAGGAAAGACACTTGATTCAATCAGATTAAATATACGTACTGTGCTGTAGTGCTGGACATGATTTGCGTTTTGATATCTCCACAAACATATTTCCATGCATTGTGCTTACACATTGTCTTGAATTTTTGTTTGAGGTACGTGAGGTGTTCGCTATTGGTGACGCGGAAGTAGTAGTCCGGGTACTCCTCCTGGGATACGCAGTTGGGCGGGTTCGCTGTGCCGATGCCCAGCACGGCCGCAGGCCCGTCCGCACGCTGTGAACGCCTGATCTCGGCCAGGGTACTGCTTGTTGCCATGGTCTCGGAGCTGAGTGACCGACTATCTAGCCTGTACGTATGCATACGGAGGAAAATGGTACTCTATTAGAGATAATTTTAAAGTATCAAAACAGTATCACACGACTCATTCTCGCACCACTAGTGACAACACAAACGCGCGCTTGCAGACGTTAACACTCACATGTTTCCGTGTTCTATGTCCATATGTAAAATTTTATGGACAAAGGATAATTCCGTTCAGTAAACCTGTACAATCACACATACCCTGGTTTTGTAAAGTGTTTTCCTGTTCAGCTTCATTAGCTCAATTCATGCATATATAGTTGGTGATAATTCGGTTGGCCAGTAGAAAATAGTTCGAAATTCGTATGGACCGAAAGTTGTAGTAGAGAGTATGAACTATATTAAGGCATTTAATTGTCAAAGTATATATGCATTATAAGGGCAGAGGCTAGATCAACATATATGCATAGTTATTTAATATAGATACAGCGTAAAGATACTAGCTAGGTAAGAACGAAAGGGGAAAACGTACGAATGGGAACATACCTAGCCAATAAGAAGGGAGTACCCAGTGCAATCCAAGAGAGATGGACAAGCTAGGGTAGCTGCTCTAAGATTGTTTGCTTTGCGAGATGTGAGGGATTTGTATTTATAAGGACGGGAGCAGGGCAGATGTGATGCCGACGGTCGCATGCATCTTATACTCGACTCGTGCAACATACGCAAACAACAACACCCTGGAAGACTCGGGAAGCGCAATAGTTCCTCGCCCTTTTATTTGC
Coding sequences within it:
- the LOC127340625 gene encoding bisdemethoxycurcumin synthase — encoded protein: MATSSTLAEIRRSQRADGPAAVLGIGTANPPNCVSQEEYPDYYFRVTNSEHLTYLKQKFKTMCQSTDTEKRFFHHTEDLLDAHPHFLDRGQPSLDDRLMITAAAAPELAASAAAKAIAKWGRPATDITHLILSTNSCGHAPGADLRLASLLGLRPSVVRTMLQLNGCAAGSASLRLAKDIAENNRGARVLVACVELTIVAFRGPEEAYPHTLVSQATFGDGAGAVIVGADAVHHFERPLFEMVSVSQTVIPGTDHVLTMKLTEAGLDGHLLRRELIPIAAENIERCLSNAFGQLGVGVEWNDLFWAVHPGLRAILDHIDGALRLEPGKLAASRTVLREYGNMLGATVIFVLDEQRRRMEEDGEGADWGVMVGFGPGFTIETMVLHATTSLRKKY